A single window of uncultured Pseudodesulfovibrio sp. DNA harbors:
- a CDS encoding HAMP domain-containing sensor histidine kinase, whose translation MTDPDWIQPDVEPDFSDQDDTERIEYMVKRIEAKLHDYEVYDFPMHQVRALNIFFDLSQEVRRREMFYAICMAIPRILLGLESNIYILEDEDTFVLAGCSTGRCGKTTTRTWDHEFSDSPVLSGEHFFIPILSNPEYNDMLPFVPPHNMLGVFEVHPCGSLPKHKRLFLEKFINRIGFQLHHRIIRARNREHISFIKSLVQDIGHNVIVPNMYFKLYFNRLKRQIEQLHLTTSDILTLMAECGTQKCAADGNRLARITAGIEAQYQEIYSHYETTSMFLETLLRRRHFEEGRYVLDKREVNLSQTVMTPLIERFRQRFEERGIEINYSLGGAPDQIIRLIMDRGLISQVFDNLFSNALKYTETATLQDGRRGKFISYGWQILKGYFAPDMPGIRMWVSSTGSPLELKDSMEVFKPGFRADNVAHKSGTGRGLYFVRQVVELHGGQVGYSHTDSSNEFYFILPFEQA comes from the coding sequence ATGACCGATCCTGACTGGATACAGCCAGATGTGGAGCCCGACTTCAGCGATCAGGATGATACTGAACGCATAGAATATATGGTGAAACGTATTGAAGCAAAACTTCATGACTACGAAGTTTACGATTTCCCCATGCATCAGGTGCGCGCCCTGAACATCTTTTTCGACCTTTCTCAAGAAGTCCGACGGCGAGAAATGTTCTATGCAATTTGCATGGCAATTCCACGCATTCTGCTCGGACTTGAGTCGAACATATATATCCTTGAGGACGAAGACACCTTTGTTTTAGCGGGGTGCTCAACTGGACGATGTGGCAAAACGACTACCAGGACATGGGATCATGAATTTTCCGACAGCCCCGTGCTTTCTGGCGAACATTTCTTCATTCCCATCCTGAGCAACCCTGAATACAACGACATGCTTCCCTTTGTACCGCCACACAACATGCTGGGAGTCTTTGAAGTGCACCCTTGTGGTTCACTCCCGAAGCACAAACGTCTTTTTCTGGAAAAATTCATCAACAGAATCGGATTCCAGCTTCATCACCGAATCATTCGCGCCCGAAACCGTGAACATATCAGCTTCATCAAATCACTTGTTCAGGACATCGGGCACAATGTCATCGTACCCAACATGTACTTCAAACTCTATTTCAACAGGCTCAAACGCCAGATTGAACAGCTCCATCTCACGACGTCTGACATACTCACCCTCATGGCAGAATGTGGCACGCAGAAATGCGCGGCAGACGGCAATCGACTTGCACGAATCACAGCGGGTATTGAAGCTCAATATCAGGAAATTTACAGCCACTACGAAACAACATCCATGTTCCTTGAAACACTGCTTCGCCGGCGACATTTTGAAGAAGGCCGTTATGTATTGGACAAACGTGAAGTGAACCTCTCTCAAACCGTCATGACTCCATTGATTGAACGATTCCGGCAACGATTCGAAGAACGCGGCATTGAAATCAACTATTCCCTCGGCGGAGCGCCTGATCAAATTATCAGGCTGATAATGGACCGGGGACTTATCTCACAAGTTTTTGACAATCTTTTTTCCAATGCCCTCAAATACACAGAAACTGCAACGCTTCAAGATGGACGAAGAGGAAAGTTCATTTCCTATGGCTGGCAGATTCTCAAAGGTTACTTCGCACCCGACATGCCTGGAATTCGCATGTGGGTATCTTCTACCGGCAGCCCATTGGAACTCAAAGATTCCATGGAAGTCTTCAAGCCCGGATTCCGTGCCGACAACGTGGCCCACAAAAGCGGAACAGGCCGCGGTCTATATTTTGTGCGTCAGGTTGTAGAGCTTCACGGAGGTCAGGTCGGATATTCACACACCGACAGCAGTAACGAATTCTATTTCATCTTGCCTTTTGAGCAGGCATAA